In one Vibrio sp. VB16 genomic region, the following are encoded:
- a CDS encoding DUF350 domain-containing protein: MQLLIDSIGNVGAFLLYFSLSLAFLLLFKVVYVRFTPYDEWALIKDGKNISAAVALAGSILGYSLAISGAASNSVNIVDFAVWGVVAFLAQIVAFFLVRFTFMPKVVERIEKGEIPAGIVMAATSVSVGLLNAACMTY; this comes from the coding sequence ATGCAATTACTAATAGACTCCATTGGAAATGTAGGGGCATTTTTGCTCTATTTTTCTCTCTCCTTGGCATTTTTACTACTCTTTAAGGTGGTTTACGTCCGGTTTACTCCTTACGATGAATGGGCATTAATTAAAGATGGAAAGAACATTTCAGCCGCGGTAGCACTTGCTGGCTCTATACTTGGTTATAGTTTGGCCATTTCGGGCGCGGCAAGTAATTCAGTGAATATTGTTGATTTTGCTGTTTGGGGCGTTGTTGCATTTTTAGCGCAAATCGTGGCTTTCTTCTTGGTACGTTTTACCTTTATGCCCAAGGTTGTCGAGCGAATAGAAAAAGGTGAGATTCCTGCTGGTATAGTGATGGCCGCGACGTCAGTTTCGGTTGGATTGTTGAACGCAGCATGTATGACTTACTGA
- a CDS encoding ABC transporter permease subunit, whose product MANAEFSLNERDRVRYLKDRLARFVVKSGGIGILAAILLIFFYLVSMVLPIFSRAEVNLLADYSYQQQNNAIGFGVGDYGENAFVFDDVGQLVYVGFEQGEAKTLLTTTILENPTAFAKSAQSQGWYAYANDNGEVLAVNPGFNVSFISDGRVLTPDLKVFNDGNSILIDEKKGRIEQLAFSIQDEIGTFVTVSASGDVNAVRVSKKNQAGTDEPIWQAKQLELPTFPDRIDQLNISPDGKQLFLLSEDGLMIAQLTKNRFHAREFVDLSRGKAEKSVKQINLLSGAYSILVTHKDNTISQWFDVLKSGERVLTKIREFPLSEGNQFLLTDTYRKGFYSFTENGLMQSFYSTSENQLFSGKIYPQLPNIVAMSNNESYLIALDDKKLHIHEVKNAHPEVTFSSIWREVWYESYPEPQYVWQSTSASDDFEAKFSLVPIAFGTLKATFYAMLFSVPLAVFGAVYTAYFMSSSMRKIVKPSIEIMEALPTVIIGFLAGLWLAPIVESYLTGVVLMLIMLPVSAILMSLLWAMIPKVIMSRLPIGWHVVILIPVILIVGYTSIHYSVDIERWLFDGDVRVFLADNGISYDQRNALVVGIAMGFAVIPTIFTIAEDAIFSVPKHLSDGSLALGATQWQTLLYVVLLTASPGIFSAIMIGLGRAVGETMIVLMATGNTPIMDFSIFEGMRSLSATIAVEMPETEVGDTHYRVLFLAALILFIFTFAVNSLAELVRQRLKDKYSSM is encoded by the coding sequence ATGGCAAACGCCGAATTTTCTTTAAACGAACGAGATAGGGTGAGGTACCTAAAAGATCGCTTAGCTCGTTTCGTCGTGAAGAGTGGTGGTATTGGTATCCTTGCGGCCATATTGCTTATCTTTTTTTACCTTGTATCGATGGTTTTGCCGATATTCTCTCGTGCCGAAGTAAACCTATTAGCAGACTATAGCTATCAACAACAGAACAACGCGATAGGGTTTGGTGTTGGGGATTACGGCGAAAATGCGTTCGTATTCGATGATGTAGGTCAGTTGGTTTATGTTGGGTTCGAGCAAGGGGAAGCTAAAACATTACTAACGACAACTATTCTTGAAAATCCAACCGCATTTGCAAAGAGCGCTCAGTCGCAAGGTTGGTATGCTTATGCAAATGATAATGGCGAAGTACTGGCAGTAAATCCCGGCTTTAATGTGTCTTTTATAAGTGATGGACGCGTACTGACACCGGATCTAAAGGTTTTTAATGATGGGAACTCTATTCTAATCGATGAAAAAAAAGGCCGAATAGAGCAGCTCGCGTTTTCTATCCAAGATGAGATAGGTACGTTTGTTACGGTGTCGGCTTCCGGTGATGTTAACGCGGTTCGAGTGAGTAAAAAAAATCAAGCAGGGACTGATGAACCAATCTGGCAAGCAAAGCAGTTAGAGTTACCTACATTTCCTGACCGTATCGATCAACTGAATATATCTCCAGATGGTAAACAACTGTTTCTATTATCGGAAGATGGTTTGATGATTGCTCAGCTTACGAAAAATCGATTCCATGCTCGTGAGTTTGTCGATTTGTCTCGTGGTAAGGCAGAAAAATCTGTCAAGCAGATCAATCTGCTCTCAGGTGCGTACTCTATTCTTGTTACACACAAGGACAATACGATTTCACAGTGGTTTGATGTACTCAAAAGCGGTGAAAGGGTACTGACTAAAATTCGAGAGTTTCCATTGAGCGAAGGTAATCAATTTCTATTGACGGATACCTATCGCAAGGGTTTTTACAGCTTTACAGAAAATGGCTTAATGCAGAGCTTTTATTCGACCAGCGAAAATCAGCTATTTTCAGGGAAAATCTATCCACAACTGCCCAACATAGTTGCTATGTCGAACAATGAAAGCTATCTCATCGCACTCGATGATAAAAAGCTACATATCCATGAAGTAAAAAATGCTCACCCAGAGGTCACCTTTTCTTCCATCTGGAGAGAAGTTTGGTATGAAAGCTATCCTGAACCTCAATATGTGTGGCAATCGACCTCTGCCAGTGACGATTTTGAAGCGAAATTTAGCTTGGTGCCCATTGCATTTGGGACCCTTAAAGCGACCTTTTATGCCATGTTGTTTTCTGTGCCTCTTGCGGTGTTTGGTGCGGTCTATACGGCGTATTTCATGTCCTCATCGATGCGAAAGATTGTTAAACCATCGATAGAAATTATGGAAGCACTACCAACCGTTATTATTGGCTTCTTGGCCGGGTTATGGTTAGCACCAATCGTAGAGTCCTACCTAACGGGTGTGGTTTTGATGCTCATTATGCTGCCCGTATCGGCTATTTTGATGAGCCTGTTGTGGGCGATGATCCCCAAAGTGATAATGAGTCGGCTGCCTATCGGTTGGCATGTGGTGATCCTTATCCCTGTTATATTGATTGTTGGTTACACCAGTATCCATTACTCCGTGGACATTGAGCGTTGGTTATTTGATGGCGATGTTCGAGTTTTTCTTGCTGATAACGGTATTAGCTACGATCAACGAAATGCTCTGGTGGTTGGTATCGCAATGGGGTTTGCAGTGATCCCGACCATATTTACCATTGCCGAAGATGCTATTTTCTCCGTGCCGAAACACCTTTCCGACGGCTCTTTGGCGTTAGGTGCCACTCAATGGCAAACTCTGCTTTATGTTGTTTTACTAACCGCAAGCCCAGGTATATTTTCGGCGATAATGATAGGGTTAGGCCGAGCGGTAGGTGAAACAATGATTGTTCTTATGGCCACGGGTAATACACCAATCATGGACTTTAGTATCTTTGAAGGTATGCGAAGTCTGTCCGCCACAATAGCGGTTGAAATGCCAGAAACGGAAGTGGGTGATACGCATTATAGAGTTCTATTTTTGGCGGCGTTGATCCTATTTATATTTACATTTGCCGTAAATTCGCTCGCCGAATTGGTTAGACAAAGACTTAAAGATAAATACAGTTCAATGTAG
- the pstB gene encoding phosphate ABC transporter ATP-binding protein PstB — protein MFSVSSTLGYESPLDVQNLADKDTAIAIENLNLHYKNGQALTDVSMRIPKGKVTAFIGPSGCGKSTLLRCINRMNDLVEGCRVDGRVYLHGKNVYQEDVDVATLRRRVGMVFQRPNPFPKSIYENVVYGLRLKGIKTARTLDDAVEQSLRAAALWDEVKDRLHENAFGLSGGQQQRLVIARAIAIEPEVLLLDEPTSALDPISTLTIEELVNELKTKYTVVIVTHNMQQAARVSDHTAFIHLGKLIEYNDTDSIFTSPTKKRTEDYITGRYG, from the coding sequence ATGTTTTCAGTTAGTTCAACATTGGGTTATGAATCACCTTTAGATGTGCAAAACCTAGCTGATAAAGATACGGCTATCGCGATAGAAAACCTCAACCTGCATTATAAAAATGGTCAGGCGCTTACGGACGTCTCAATGCGAATTCCGAAAGGCAAGGTGACCGCTTTTATCGGTCCGTCAGGTTGCGGGAAATCCACATTATTGCGTTGTATTAATCGAATGAATGACTTGGTGGAAGGGTGTCGTGTGGATGGCCGAGTTTATTTACATGGTAAGAATGTTTATCAAGAAGATGTCGATGTAGCCACACTACGACGTCGCGTTGGCATGGTATTTCAAAGGCCAAACCCTTTCCCAAAGTCTATCTACGAAAACGTAGTCTACGGCCTTCGACTCAAAGGGATTAAAACCGCCAGAACATTGGACGATGCCGTAGAGCAGTCACTGCGAGCCGCGGCGCTGTGGGATGAAGTAAAAGACAGGCTACATGAAAATGCCTTTGGCCTTTCAGGCGGTCAACAACAAAGGTTAGTTATCGCGAGAGCTATTGCGATCGAACCTGAAGTGCTGTTACTCGATGAACCGACCTCTGCCCTCGACCCGATATCGACATTGACCATTGAAGAGTTGGTTAATGAACTGAAAACGAAGTACACCGTTGTCATCGTCACTCACAACATGCAGCAAGCAGCGAGGGTAAGTGACCATACCGCGTTTATTCACCTAGGAAAGCTCATCGAATACAACGACACAGATTCAATATTTACCTCGCCTACAAAAAAACGTACCGAGGATTACATAACTGGCCGATACGGGTAA
- a CDS encoding DUF1190 domain-containing protein has translation MKKTKQVSLQRMRKSWRPFAQNSLSVAVVSAMLAGCGDTEDATIYQGVDDCSGDNPDFAEQCKAAYEYALEEAGRTGPKYNTENECSQEFGANACVQAPRSNWFMPAMTGFMFARMMTNNRPYYSQPMYSSRYPGSIFHDRWVSSDGQDYGSSRYKKSTVKVGRDQMKPKPTATKTMSRGGFGSTVSAKSSWGSSKSSSSKSWGG, from the coding sequence ATGAAAAAAACCAAACAAGTATCTTTGCAACGAATGCGAAAATCATGGCGTCCATTTGCACAAAATTCTCTTTCGGTTGCCGTCGTTTCCGCCATGCTTGCAGGGTGCGGTGATACTGAAGATGCCACTATCTACCAAGGTGTCGATGATTGCTCTGGCGATAATCCGGATTTTGCCGAGCAATGCAAGGCTGCCTATGAATACGCGCTAGAAGAAGCAGGCCGTACGGGGCCAAAGTACAATACTGAAAATGAGTGCAGTCAAGAGTTTGGTGCGAATGCCTGTGTTCAAGCTCCGCGCTCTAACTGGTTTATGCCCGCAATGACGGGCTTTATGTTTGCCCGCATGATGACGAATAATCGACCGTACTACTCTCAACCTATGTATTCCTCGCGCTATCCCGGTAGTATTTTTCATGACCGCTGGGTTAGCTCTGATGGTCAGGATTACGGATCCAGTCGTTACAAAAAATCGACAGTAAAGGTCGGGCGAGATCAGATGAAGCCGAAACCTACGGCAACTAAAACCATGTCTAGAGGTGGTTTTGGTTCAACCGTTTCTGCTAAATCTAGCTGGGGAAGCAGCAAATCATCATCAAGTAAAAGTTGGGGTGGTTAA
- a CDS encoding potassium channel protein, whose product MSLWLAMRQWTVRHLGQLTGRNLFFLLIGYISTSWLLLHLVGESDLTNSFSVFIYYLVVTASTVGYGDFSPATDIGKWVTSLFIIPVGLGLFAIVVGQVASLLVESWRKGLMGKRSLKMKDHILVLGWNEKRTLNMLDMLLHEEKKNRAIVLCACAEIENPLPGVIEFVSVPSYVDSVEMARAGIAEASCIIIDTPEDDVTLSAALFVSGQNSNAHILAYFNNEELSNLLKKHCPNIECIPSVSVEMLAKSAVDPGSSSLHQELLSTTTGMTQYSVIYPSNHPTTMFETLFHSFKQKHDAILIAVDNGNGLQINPNLKSEIAEGMTLFYISDERISDVNWP is encoded by the coding sequence ATGTCGTTATGGTTGGCGATGCGCCAATGGACGGTTCGTCACTTAGGTCAGTTAACCGGAAGAAATCTTTTTTTCTTACTTATAGGTTATATTTCAACAAGTTGGTTGCTTCTTCATCTTGTTGGCGAGTCTGATCTTACGAATTCATTCAGTGTATTTATTTACTACTTAGTCGTGACGGCGTCCACTGTGGGATATGGTGATTTTTCGCCTGCTACTGATATCGGGAAATGGGTAACGTCGTTATTTATCATTCCAGTGGGACTCGGTCTATTTGCAATCGTTGTAGGGCAAGTGGCAAGTCTTCTTGTGGAATCTTGGCGTAAAGGATTAATGGGGAAGCGGAGCCTTAAAATGAAAGATCATATATTGGTGCTCGGTTGGAACGAGAAACGTACATTAAATATGTTAGACATGCTTTTGCATGAAGAAAAAAAGAATCGCGCTATCGTATTATGCGCCTGTGCGGAGATAGAAAACCCACTCCCAGGTGTTATCGAGTTTGTCTCAGTTCCAAGCTACGTAGACAGTGTAGAAATGGCTCGAGCAGGAATAGCGGAAGCGAGCTGTATTATAATTGATACGCCCGAAGATGACGTGACGTTGAGTGCGGCACTTTTTGTGAGCGGTCAAAATTCAAATGCACATATTTTGGCGTATTTTAATAACGAAGAATTGAGTAACCTTCTCAAAAAGCATTGTCCAAATATCGAATGTATCCCTTCGGTATCGGTTGAAATGCTGGCTAAATCTGCGGTTGATCCTGGCTCTAGCTCTCTTCATCAAGAGTTGCTGAGTACCACGACTGGCATGACTCAATATTCTGTTATCTATCCTTCGAATCACCCAACAACGATGTTTGAAACCTTATTCCACTCTTTTAAACAGAAACATGATGCCATATTAATTGCCGTCGATAATGGCAATGGCCTGCAAATTAATCCAAACCTAAAATCAGAGATAGCTGAGGGTATGACTCTTTTCTATATCTCAGATGAGCGAATTTCAGATGTAAACTGGCCTTGA
- a CDS encoding PspA/IM30 family protein, with protein MSVWKKLFSAVKGGANEAAESVADNQALRILDQEIREAKTELRRSDEALVSIIAKRKMSQNKVNAFDKSIAEYENHTRVAMEKSQQELALECAQKVANLRNEQEAENVYLEQFKSSAQSMSTNIAQAKDKLRQLEQQVDVVKANEAVQKAQSAVSATNVGANAKMHTAVESLDRIKKRQEERSAQLEAAAEIADVASGSSLDKKLAEAGITSGQSSAEDELARILGK; from the coding sequence ATGAGTGTTTGGAAAAAACTATTCTCAGCGGTAAAGGGTGGCGCAAATGAAGCAGCTGAATCCGTTGCTGACAATCAAGCCTTGCGTATATTAGACCAAGAAATCAGAGAGGCGAAAACAGAATTACGCCGTTCTGATGAGGCGCTAGTGAGCATTATTGCAAAGCGTAAAATGTCACAAAACAAAGTCAATGCGTTTGATAAAAGCATCGCTGAATATGAAAATCATACTCGTGTAGCGATGGAAAAAAGCCAGCAAGAACTTGCTCTTGAGTGCGCTCAAAAAGTCGCTAACTTAAGAAATGAACAAGAAGCAGAAAACGTATATTTAGAGCAATTTAAATCATCTGCACAGAGCATGAGCACGAATATCGCTCAAGCGAAAGATAAGCTTCGTCAACTTGAGCAACAGGTCGATGTTGTGAAAGCGAATGAAGCCGTGCAGAAAGCACAGTCCGCTGTTTCTGCGACAAATGTAGGTGCGAATGCAAAAATGCATACCGCTGTGGAATCGTTGGATAGGATTAAAAAGCGTCAGGAAGAGAGATCGGCGCAGCTTGAAGCCGCGGCAGAAATAGCAGATGTAGCGTCGGGTAGCTCTCTAGATAAGAAACTAGCAGAAGCTGGGATAACCTCTGGTCAATCATCAGCAGAAGATGAGTTAGCTCGAATTCTTGGTAAATAA
- the pstA gene encoding phosphate ABC transporter permease PstA, whose amino-acid sequence MFFQWIKSGKPWIWLTGGAVSVSLVSVFGLLLLIGWKGLVYFWPMPLSVWTDEGGNKIAGQVYQRSTIPVSRLSHRQESLPKEVIEAGSVEQLSIKVANRELYPLDFISVLKPNLSEPEYPQDWVVLERTQNGSFFGKPLAYVTENGRYTSNVKSHLKYGVDFGNSIRIEIDRILNVEVREIGWELSQIRLKKRKVEFEGELTTLYLDEYDEKKKALESLISEAEAKLAQLRSKLSSEYLVVEEMSGGVHQIPLIDILDAWYPNDMTYLEQFFHWTKQAKKFLLDDPREANSEGGVFPAIFGTVFLVLMMSIIVTPLGVLAAVYLHEYAENNALTRTIRVAVINLAGVPSIVYGVFGLGFFVYTIGGSIDELFYADKLPTPTFGTPGILWSALTLALLTLPVVIVSTEEGLGRIPSTVRDGSYALGATQFETLWRIVLPMASPAIITGLILAVARAAGEVAPLMLVGVAKLAPSLPVDGHYPYVHLERKFMHLGYHIYDVGFQTPNIEAARPLVYATSFLLVMVVVGLNLTAINIRNNLREKYRALGQD is encoded by the coding sequence GTGTTTTTTCAATGGATAAAATCAGGAAAGCCTTGGATTTGGCTTACAGGAGGAGCAGTCAGCGTTAGTCTGGTATCTGTTTTCGGCCTACTATTACTGATTGGTTGGAAAGGCCTCGTCTATTTTTGGCCGATGCCGTTGTCTGTGTGGACGGATGAGGGCGGTAATAAAATTGCAGGGCAGGTTTATCAGCGTTCGACTATTCCGGTTTCTCGCTTGTCTCACAGGCAAGAGAGCCTGCCCAAAGAGGTGATTGAAGCGGGTAGTGTTGAACAACTTAGCATTAAGGTTGCGAATAGAGAGCTTTACCCACTCGATTTTATATCCGTATTGAAACCGAATCTATCCGAGCCAGAATATCCCCAAGATTGGGTGGTATTAGAACGCACTCAAAATGGCTCTTTTTTTGGTAAGCCACTCGCGTATGTCACCGAGAATGGTCGATATACTTCGAATGTAAAATCTCACCTTAAATATGGTGTCGACTTTGGTAATTCAATTCGTATTGAAATTGATCGTATTCTAAATGTAGAAGTGCGGGAGATTGGTTGGGAGCTAAGTCAGATACGGCTCAAGAAAAGAAAAGTAGAATTTGAAGGCGAGCTAACGACGCTTTACTTAGATGAATATGACGAGAAGAAAAAGGCATTAGAATCGCTTATCTCAGAGGCTGAAGCGAAACTCGCTCAACTTCGTTCTAAACTGAGTAGTGAATACTTGGTAGTAGAGGAGATGTCGGGTGGTGTACATCAGATCCCTCTCATTGATATTCTGGATGCTTGGTATCCTAATGATATGACGTATTTGGAGCAGTTTTTTCATTGGACTAAGCAAGCCAAAAAATTTCTGTTAGATGATCCAAGAGAAGCCAACTCAGAAGGGGGCGTCTTCCCTGCCATATTTGGTACTGTATTCTTGGTTCTAATGATGTCGATTATTGTGACCCCTTTAGGGGTGTTAGCGGCCGTTTATTTACACGAATATGCTGAAAACAATGCGCTAACCCGAACGATTCGAGTTGCGGTGATCAATCTTGCTGGTGTGCCCTCCATTGTATACGGTGTTTTTGGGCTCGGTTTTTTTGTTTATACTATTGGTGGATCTATAGATGAGCTTTTTTATGCTGATAAACTTCCGACACCAACATTTGGTACGCCAGGGATACTTTGGTCTGCATTAACCCTAGCTTTGCTCACTCTGCCTGTGGTGATTGTCTCTACGGAGGAAGGTTTAGGTCGTATCCCTTCTACGGTTAGAGATGGTTCTTATGCTCTTGGGGCGACACAATTTGAAACGTTGTGGCGTATTGTTTTGCCAATGGCTAGCCCTGCAATTATTACAGGGTTAATCCTAGCCGTAGCACGTGCAGCGGGAGAGGTGGCACCCCTTATGTTGGTCGGTGTTGCCAAGTTGGCACCGAGCTTGCCCGTTGATGGCCATTATCCGTATGTGCATCTTGAACGTAAATTTATGCACCTTGGTTATCATATATACGATGTAGGTTTTCAAACGCCAAATATAGAAGCAGCAAGGCCGTTAGTTTACGCCACTTCCTTCCTGTTGGTAATGGTGGTGGTGGGCTTAAACTTAACGGCTATAAATATTCGCAATAATTTGCGAGAAAAATATCGTGCATTAGGACAAGATTAA
- a CDS encoding YjfK family protein has protein sequence MFDWFKKKEQQPEALSAPEVLGMRLGGAIELDDLKFRLIEEYLTIEGAARTQLIKAVGEVKLDGQTRLLRFYTDDDGYFQVLQNGKTDADVTEVKLVYFYETKPVDSDKQWEHWLATELVLPNKKLDEYTFYKAWDNERPVAMTEKTWFEDGSVTETDQFAMVYEREINSELFEGLQIIAEEKIENNQTQRSVVFSTSIDVSPTDFRIIG, from the coding sequence ATGTTTGATTGGTTTAAAAAGAAAGAACAGCAACCTGAAGCGCTTAGTGCTCCTGAAGTTCTAGGGATGCGTCTAGGTGGTGCTATCGAGTTAGACGACCTCAAGTTTCGCTTAATAGAAGAGTATCTGACAATAGAAGGTGCTGCTCGAACTCAGCTTATTAAAGCGGTTGGGGAGGTGAAATTAGATGGTCAAACGAGGTTGTTACGATTCTATACCGATGATGATGGCTACTTTCAGGTGCTACAAAACGGTAAAACAGATGCCGATGTAACGGAAGTGAAACTGGTTTATTTTTATGAAACAAAACCAGTAGACAGTGACAAGCAGTGGGAGCATTGGCTTGCCACCGAGTTGGTTTTACCAAATAAAAAACTGGATGAATACACATTTTACAAAGCCTGGGACAATGAACGCCCGGTTGCGATGACGGAAAAAACATGGTTTGAAGATGGCAGTGTGACTGAAACAGACCAATTTGCGATGGTATACGAAAGAGAAATTAACTCAGAGCTGTTTGAAGGGTTACAAATCATCGCGGAAGAAAAAATTGAAAACAACCAAACACAAAGAAGTGTTGTTTTTAGCACCAGTATTGATGTGTCACCAACTGATTTTAGAATTATTGGTTGA
- the phoU gene encoding phosphate signaling complex protein PhoU: protein MHFGRHISGQFNVELESIRTHVLTMGGLVEQQLSFSMQALNKEDMELAQQVVRDDHKVNAMEVSIDEACTLIIAKRQPTAKDLRLVMAIIKTITDLERIGDVATRIARVALETPSTKHKNYHVSLETLSRQAIAMLHQVLDAFARMDIDAAAEVYKLDNQLDTEYRAVIEQLTKNMMENPKNIPSILQVMWSARAIERVGDRCQNICEYIIYFVKGKDVRHLDEDDIDEHIK from the coding sequence ATGCATTTTGGTCGTCATATATCCGGACAGTTTAATGTAGAACTCGAATCCATCCGAACCCATGTGTTAACTATGGGTGGACTGGTTGAGCAACAGCTTTCATTCTCAATGCAGGCACTAAACAAAGAAGATATGGAGCTTGCACAACAGGTGGTTCGTGATGACCACAAAGTGAACGCAATGGAGGTCTCTATTGATGAGGCCTGTACGTTGATCATCGCTAAGCGTCAGCCAACGGCGAAGGATTTACGCTTAGTGATGGCAATAATTAAAACGATAACAGATCTCGAGCGTATTGGCGATGTCGCGACTAGGATTGCACGTGTTGCATTGGAAACACCTTCAACAAAACATAAAAATTACCATGTTTCATTAGAGACTTTAAGCCGTCAGGCTATTGCGATGTTACATCAAGTCCTTGATGCGTTTGCTCGAATGGATATCGATGCTGCAGCAGAGGTATACAAGCTTGATAACCAGCTGGATACAGAGTATCGAGCGGTGATAGAGCAGCTTACCAAGAACATGATGGAAAACCCGAAAAATATCCCGAGTATTTTGCAAGTCATGTGGTCAGCAAGGGCGATCGAACGAGTGGGCGACCGCTGTCAGAATATCTGCGAATACATCATCTATTTTGTGAAAGGTAAAGATGTACGTCATCTGGATGAAGATGATATTGATGAGCACATCAAATAG
- the ppk2 gene encoding polyphosphate kinase 2: MAKTDKKVYEKELEKLQVELVKLQSWVKQEGLKVVVIFEGRDAAGKGGVIKRITEKLNPRICRVAALPAPTEKEKTQWYFQRYVTHLPAAGEIVLFDRSWYNRAGVEKVMGFCDEDQYQEFLRSCPEFERMLTRSGIILLKYWFSVSDEEQEKRFLERIRTPIKRWKFSPMDLESRSRWAEYSEAKDKMFNYTDTKQCPWWVVESDDKKRARLNCISHLLSSIEYHDIEFPEITLPTINKDGYIRAPIEEQSYVPEYLEK, encoded by the coding sequence ATGGCAAAAACTGATAAAAAAGTATACGAAAAAGAGCTGGAAAAACTTCAGGTTGAACTGGTTAAACTTCAAAGCTGGGTAAAACAAGAAGGCCTTAAAGTCGTTGTTATTTTTGAAGGTCGTGATGCAGCTGGTAAAGGTGGTGTCATTAAGCGAATAACAGAGAAGCTTAATCCTCGTATCTGTCGCGTGGCTGCACTCCCCGCCCCGACAGAAAAAGAAAAAACACAGTGGTATTTTCAGCGTTATGTCACTCACCTACCAGCCGCTGGTGAAATCGTTCTCTTTGATCGCAGTTGGTACAACCGCGCTGGCGTTGAAAAGGTCATGGGCTTTTGCGATGAAGACCAATACCAAGAGTTTTTACGTTCCTGTCCAGAATTTGAACGTATGTTAACCCGTTCAGGCATTATCCTTCTTAAATACTGGTTCTCTGTTTCCGATGAGGAACAGGAAAAACGCTTTCTAGAGAGGATCCGCACTCCCATCAAACGCTGGAAATTTAGCCCGATGGACCTTGAGTCTCGCAGCCGATGGGCGGAATATTCCGAAGCGAAAGATAAGATGTTCAATTACACCGATACCAAGCAATGTCCTTGGTGGGTAGTAGAATCAGACGATAAAAAACGTGCACGACTCAATTGTATTAGTCACCTATTATCGAGTATCGAATACCATGACATAGAGTTTCCTGAAATTACGCTGCCCACCATTAACAAGGATGGCTACATAAGAGCGCCGATTGAGGAACAATCTTATGTACCTGAGTATTTGGAAAAGTAG
- a CDS encoding DUF2170 family protein, with protein sequence MICQSPDLISALKEHEGWVVKENENTLVITNEDNIDAFLAISGEQILVEVLLFSKDQVKNSQDLNDYVLKTHKMFPLTTIGINEIDGDEYYVAFGSLSSQSKLESVIIEVATLFRNVEAFIELYQEFLVAGEQIMESGQ encoded by the coding sequence ATGATTTGTCAATCTCCAGATCTAATCTCAGCTCTTAAAGAGCATGAAGGTTGGGTAGTTAAAGAAAATGAAAATACATTAGTCATTACCAATGAAGATAACATTGACGCTTTTCTTGCCATATCCGGTGAGCAGATCCTTGTAGAGGTTCTTCTATTTAGTAAAGATCAAGTAAAGAACTCACAAGATCTTAACGATTATGTGCTGAAAACCCATAAGATGTTCCCGTTAACAACGATAGGCATCAATGAGATTGATGGTGATGAGTATTATGTTGCGTTTGGTTCGCTTTCGTCTCAGTCAAAATTAGAAAGTGTCATTATAGAAGTCGCAACCTTGTTTCGTAATGTCGAAGCATTTATCGAATTATATCAAGAGTTTCTAGTCGCGGGTGAACAAATAATGGAGAGTGGACAATGA